The uncultured Desulfovibrio sp. genome segment GCCAGGATCCTTACGGCGCGTATGCCGCCGTTATTCCCCAGTGGTTCGCCAGCCTCATCAAGCAGGAAACCGTTTTTGTGAACGGCGACGGCGAAACCAGCCGCGACTTCTGCTATATCGACAACGTGGTGCAGGCCAATCTGCTTGCCAGCTTTGCCCAGGGCGATGCCACCAATAAGATTTACAACGTGGCCTTTGGCCAGCGCACCACCCTGAATGAGCTTTTTGACCTCATCAAGGAAGAAGTGGCCCGCCACAAGCCCGAAGTCATGAGCGCCGAATGCGTGCATCGCGACTTCCGCGCTGGCGATGTGCGGCACTCCCTTGCCGATATCAGCCGTGCAGCAAACCTGCTGGGCTACGGCCCCCAGTTTGACGTGCGCCAAGGCCTGCGGCTTGCAGGCGACTGGTACGCAGCCAACCTGTAGCAGCCAACCGCATTCCAGAAATATGAAACCCCGCGCAAGCGGGGTTTTTTGTTGTCCAAGGTCAAAATAGCAATGGGTACAGAGATCGGGAGAGTCCCGGCGGCTGGTGACTTCTTCAAGTCGGTGGAGGCTCCCTCCCCCGTAAATCCTCACGCCTCTGACCTATATGCACTGTCTCTAATTGTCGCCCACTACAAAAGCGCCGGGATACATGGCGCGGAAAATATCAAGTTGTTGCTGTGCTCCGAAAGAATCGGGCCACGGCCCCACCTGCACATTCCACATGTTGTTGCTGCCGTAGATGAGGCGTCCTCGGTTGCCGGTCTGGGAAAGGATGTTGATGAGGTTGTCGGCGTTCACCCTGTCGGCAAATGCCCCCACCTGCACATAAAAAGCACCGGTAAGATCGCCGTCTTCTTTCATGCGCTCAACGCCGCCCATACTCTGAATGCGCACCCGCGCCGTGCCGGGGCCAAGGATGTTCAGGCGGGTGGCCGCAGCGCGGGAGAGGTCAATGACGCGGTCGTCCACAAAAGGCCCACGGTCGTTGACGCGCACAATGATGGAGCGCCCGTTGCCCATATGGGTGACGCGCACCTTGGTGCCCAGGGGCAGCAGCTTGTGGGCTGCCGTCATGGCGTACTGATTGTAGGTCTCGCCATTGGCCGTAGTTTTGCCGTGGAAACCAGGGCCGTACCATGAGGCCGTGCCTTCTTCCACAAAACCGTTGGCTGACTTGAGGGGATAGTAGGTCTTGCCGCGCACCGTATAAGGGCGACTGCCGGGAACCCCGCCCTTACGCCAGGAGCGTGAACCGCAGCCGCTCAAGAGCGCGGCGCAAAGCAGAGCAACAAGAAAAACAAGGAGCGGTCTGACCGTCATGCACATCCACGTCCCGGGCTGCTCAGGTAGGGCAGGCAGGGGAGTGTGTTCTTTTTGCCGCAGGCGGCGCACAGACCGGAGCAGTCGGCCTCAGACGCGGCGGTGCATTCCAGTTCATGCAGCAGGGCAAGGCCTTCCTGCCCCAGACTGCCGCGATCGCGTGCTCGGGCAAGCAGGGCCAGTGCCGGGTTGCGGCGGCCAGCATTGAGAAAATCCCTTGCAGCCAGAAGGTAGAGGCGCTCCCTGTCATTGCCAAAGAGCGAAGCCAGGAGGTGTTCGTAACCCGGGCCAAAGACCTGACGGGCAAAGTCTTCTTCTGTGGCAAGCCAGCGCGCCAGATGGGCGTTGTGCCGCTCGACCGCCAGATAACTTGTGAGGAGCCGTAGCCCGTGGGCCAGAACGTGCATTATGCGCGAAAGTTCGCGCGAGGAGCTTTCAGAGGTTTGGCCGCCAAGGCCGCGCAAGGGGTTGTACATGTCTGCCGTAACCCCAGGCCTGCGCGAAATTTGGATAAGGCGGTTGGCGTAATGCTGGCCCTGAAAGGCGTCTTCCTTCAGTTTGGCGCATTCGTGAAAGGCGTAGCCGATGCACCAGTCAATGAGGGTTTCAAATGCCTTCTGGGCATGAGCGCCGCCAGGCAGCACATTGTCCGCATGGCGGCGTAACGCCGTGATCTGCGCCATCTCTGCGGCATTGCCGTTATCATCGGCGGGTTCTTCCGGCAACGGCAGCTCCAGCGGCGGCATGCCGCCGGGGGCCATGGCCTCTATGCCGGGGCTGTTGCGGAAAAGGTGGTGGGCCGTATCCTTGAGCCGCCAGAAAACGCCCTTGCGCATGGCCTCGCCCAAAAGGTCGCGCAAGGCTGTGTAAGAAACGGCTCCGTCCACGTCAAAGCGGCGGCGCTGGTCGACCAGCAGGCTGTAAACGGTGCAATAGTCGCGCACCAGATCGCGCACAAGAAAATCGCGGTTGGCCAGCAGCCAGCGTCCGTTCACGCTTCGTCCTCCTGGAGCAGGGCGCGGGCCACGGCGATGTCGTACAGCAGCAGGGGGTCAGATTCGGCATTGCGTTCTTGCTGATACATGCGCGCGGCACTGCGCACCACAGCCATGCTCAGCCAGGGGTGCCGCTCCCACACTTCGGGATGGTCGGCGCGCCAGAGGCGAAATTCAACCTCGCCGTCAGGCCCGCGGCGCACGTAGACGCGCGAAAGGGCATTGCCCGCCTGCGGGTGATAGTACAGTCCAAGTTCGTCTTTCATTATAATGATAATCCTTGCGGATATGGGCCATGTGAGGCCGTTGTTGGTGCGGCGCATCCGCACAATCCATTTTAATCATACGCGCAAGAAA includes the following:
- a CDS encoding septal ring lytic transglycosylase RlpA family protein; its protein translation is MCMTVRPLLVFLVALLCAALLSGCGSRSWRKGGVPGSRPYTVRGKTYYPLKSANGFVEEGTASWYGPGFHGKTTANGETYNQYAMTAAHKLLPLGTKVRVTHMGNGRSIIVRVNDRGPFVDDRVIDLSRAAATRLNILGPGTARVRIQSMGGVERMKEDGDLTGAFYVQVGAFADRVNADNLINILSQTGNRGRLIYGSNNMWNVQVGPWPDSFGAQQQLDIFRAMYPGAFVVGDN